The sequence TCAGTAGTGGTGTTCTGCCGCCAATGGCGCGCGGGAGGCCGGTTTGAGTTTATACACGGCCGCCTTGTCAAAAGGGGGCGGTCCAGCCGGTTTCAGGCTGGATAGCGGGGGTTTTCGATGAAAGACATGGTTCCCGGAGGGGCGGGGCTGTCTTTTGCGCAGTTTGAACAGGATACCGGGGGTGCCGCACTGCCTCCCCGGGCTCTGCAGCATCTGCGCTTGCAGCCAACCAACATGAATGCAGGCTTGACCGGGGTTGCAACGGCCGGCGGGCACATTGCCCGGCCCGGGCGCCGTGCTGGCGGCAGCGGGTACCGGATGGCGGGCAAGCGGGTCCTGGACCTGCTGCTGGTTATTCTCAGCCTGCCGCTGACGCTGCCGGTTATCGCGCTTTGTGCGGCGGCGCTGTGGCTGGAAGGCGGGCGGCCGTTTTACACGCAGCCCCGGCTGGGACGCGGCGGCCGGGTGTTCCGCATCCTGAAGCTGCGCACAATGGTGCGCGACGCCGACGCCTTGCTGCAGCACTATTTGGACTGCGATCCCGCCTTGCGCCGGGAATGGCAGGACACCCAGAAGCTCAAGAACGATCCGCGTATCACCTCGGTCGGGCGGCTGCTGCGCATGACCTCTCTGGATGAGCTGC is a genomic window of Leisingera caerulea DSM 24564 containing:
- a CDS encoding sugar transferase produces the protein MNAGLTGVATAGGHIARPGRRAGGSGYRMAGKRVLDLLLVILSLPLTLPVIALCAAALWLEGGRPFYTQPRLGRGGRVFRILKLRTMVRDADALLQHYLDCDPALRREWQDTQKLKNDPRITSVGRLLRMTSLDELPQLWNVCKGDMSLVGPRPMMPEQLSLYGDARAYFALRPGITGIWQVSVRNEGSFATRVLADFEYRDGLSLSRDLRLLWRTAGVVMKGTGY